A part of Terriglobia bacterium genomic DNA contains:
- the rsmH gene encoding 16S rRNA (cytosine(1402)-N(4))-methyltransferase RsmH — protein sequence MDGQEAHAPRGGHGNRQAQPGHVSVLLKEAIEFLAVKPGGTYLDATVGVGGHSFELAKHLGPRGRLIGLDKDPKALAIARERLQPPAGMEKSWPEVELIHSSFARVAEFVGESQADGILADLGLSSLQLADTARGFSFQAEGALDMRMDPGASVTAEQAVNQLSERELADLIYEFGEERRSRRIARAIVRSRPLRTSKQLAEVVGAAAGPMNPGQIHPATRTFQALRIFVNRELDELRALLSEDVAPRILKRGGRLVIISFHSLEDRIVKDAFRDGAQGGLYRLLTKKPVTAREEEAEANPRSRSAKLRAVEKIVENVENIVSRYK from the coding sequence GTGGATGGGCAAGAGGCACACGCCCCCAGGGGCGGGCATGGCAATCGGCAAGCGCAACCTGGCCATGTTTCAGTTCTTTTAAAAGAAGCGATCGAATTTCTGGCGGTCAAGCCTGGCGGGACCTATCTCGACGCCACGGTGGGGGTGGGCGGGCACAGTTTCGAGCTCGCAAAACACCTCGGCCCACGGGGTCGTTTGATTGGGCTCGATAAGGACCCCAAGGCGCTGGCCATCGCGCGCGAGCGGCTGCAGCCGCCGGCCGGCATGGAAAAAAGCTGGCCGGAGGTAGAGCTGATCCACAGCTCGTTCGCCCGGGTCGCGGAGTTCGTCGGTGAAAGCCAAGCCGACGGCATCCTGGCCGACCTGGGATTGAGCTCGTTGCAGCTCGCCGACACGGCGCGGGGGTTCAGTTTCCAGGCGGAAGGCGCGCTCGACATGCGCATGGATCCGGGCGCCTCCGTGACTGCCGAACAAGCGGTAAACCAGCTCAGCGAGCGCGAGCTTGCTGACTTGATTTACGAATTCGGTGAGGAAAGGAGGTCGCGGAGAATCGCCAGAGCCATTGTCCGGTCGCGGCCGCTACGCACCTCGAAGCAGTTGGCGGAGGTGGTAGGAGCCGCGGCCGGGCCAATGAACCCCGGCCAGATTCATCCCGCGACGCGCACCTTTCAGGCTCTCCGGATCTTCGTAAACCGCGAATTGGACGAGCTGCGGGCGCTGCTGAGCGAAGACGTCGCGCCCCGCATACTCAAGCGCGGCGGACGGCTGGTGATTATCAGCTTCCACTCGCTGGAAGACCGGATCGTGAAGGACGCGTTCCGGGACGGCGCGCAGGGCGGGCTGTACCGCCTGCTGACAAAAAAGCCGGTAACGGCGAGGGAGGAAGAGGCGGAAGCGAATCCGCGGTCGCGCAGCGCGAAGCTGCGGGCGGTGGAAAAAATCGTGGAAAATGTGGAAAACATCGTGTCACGATATAAATAG
- a CDS encoding division/cell wall cluster transcriptional repressor MraZ translates to MFRGNHPTRVDEKGRLKVPAEFKRVIDEKYSARFYITSQDGRVAEIYPFEEWEGIEQKLAALSNFNPTKKKFLTRTNYWGQAVEMDSQGRLLLPQLLRDAADLKGDVAVLGYLNRLEVRSMEAVRKEVEEPFTADDEKNLDELGI, encoded by the coding sequence ATGTTTCGCGGCAATCACCCAACCCGCGTGGACGAAAAGGGACGGCTGAAGGTTCCCGCGGAATTCAAGCGCGTGATCGACGAAAAATATTCCGCCCGATTCTACATCACCTCGCAGGATGGCCGTGTTGCCGAGATATATCCCTTCGAGGAGTGGGAAGGGATCGAGCAGAAGCTGGCCGCACTCTCGAATTTCAATCCTACGAAGAAGAAGTTCTTGACGCGCACCAATTATTGGGGTCAGGCAGTGGAGATGGATTCCCAGGGACGGCTTTTGTTGCCGCAACTGCTGCGCGACGCGGCGGACCTGAAGGGCGACGTGGCGGTGTTGGGATATCTGAACCGTTTGGAAGTCCGGAGCATGGAAGCGGTCCGCAAGGAAGTGGAAGAACCCTTTACGGCCGATGACGAAAAGAACCTGGACGAACTGGGCATTTAG
- a CDS encoding SRPBCC family protein, producing the protein MFEFFETSQFLTVEPESAFCFFADPQNLPRISPPESRTRIVRLDVISPPDHPGLAGTGSEIEVSARLFPSLPLRRRWLARIVEFEYGAYFRDALVRGPFAHWDHTHSFQASGNGTIITDIVEYEVGFGKLGDALIGFHHRLVDLGCRRFLLLRKGSWNCQ; encoded by the coding sequence ATGTTCGAGTTCTTTGAAACCTCTCAGTTCCTGACGGTCGAGCCAGAGAGCGCGTTCTGCTTCTTCGCCGACCCGCAAAATTTGCCGCGCATCAGCCCGCCGGAATCGAGAACGCGGATCGTCCGCCTCGATGTGATCTCACCGCCCGACCATCCCGGCCTGGCCGGCACGGGTTCGGAAATCGAAGTATCGGCGCGGCTGTTTCCGAGCCTTCCGCTTCGACGGCGATGGCTGGCGCGCATCGTCGAATTCGAGTACGGAGCTTATTTCCGCGACGCGCTGGTCCGCGGTCCGTTCGCGCACTGGGACCATACGCACTCGTTTCAGGCGAGCGGAAACGGAACCATCATCACCGACATAGTCGAATACGAGGTCGGATTCGGCAAGCTGGGCGATGCGCTCATTGGCTTCCACCACCGCTTGGTTGATCTGGGTTGTCGAAGGTTTCTGTTGCTGAGAAAAGGCAGTTGGAACTGCCAATAG